Proteins found in one Phocoena sinus isolate mPhoSin1 chromosome 19, mPhoSin1.pri, whole genome shotgun sequence genomic segment:
- the BLOC1S3 gene encoding biogenesis of lysosome-related organelles complex 1 subunit 3: MASQSRRRRPLRRPETVVPGEAAETDSELSVSSSEEEELYLVLSGPTRGRPTGLRVVGEAAETDSDSEPEPKAAPRDLPPLVVQRETAGEAWGEEEAPAPAPARSLLQLRLAESQARLDHDVAAAVSGVYRRAGRDVAALAGRLAAAQAAGLAAAHSVRLARGDLCALAERLDIVAGCRLLPDIRGVPGTEPEQDPGPRAYLCPTLPPD, translated from the coding sequence ATGGCGTCCCAGAGTCGTCGGCGGAGGCCGCTGCGGAGGCCTGAGACGGTGGTGCCGGGGGAGGCGGCCGAGACGGACTCGGAGCTCTCTGTGTCCTCGTCGGAGGAGGAGGAGCTGTACCTGGTCCTCTCGGGCCCGACGCGCGGCCGCCCCACGGGACTGCGGGTGGTCGGGGAGGCCGCGGAGACCGACTCGGACTCGGAGCCGGAGCCGAAGGCCGCGCCGAGGGATCTGCCTCCGCTCGTGGTGCAGCGGGAGACTGCcggggaggcctggggagaggaggaggcccCGGCGCCCGCCCCCGCGCGTTCGCTGCTGCAGCTCCGGCTGGCTGAGAGCCAGGCGCGGCTGGACCACGACGTAGCGGCCGCGGTGAGCGGCGTGTACCGCCGCGCGGGCCGTGATGTGGCCGCCCTGGCCGGTAGGCTGGCGGCTGCCCAGGCGGCGGGATTGGCGGCGGCCCACAGCGTGCGCCTGGCGCGGGGGGACCTCTGCGCGCTGGCCGAGCGCCTGGACATCGTGGCCGGCTGCCGCCTGCTGCCCGACATCCGCGGCGTGCCGGGCACCGAGCCCGAACAAGACCCGGGACCGCGAGCCTATCTGTGCCCCACTCTCCCGCCTGACTGA